In Mytilus edulis chromosome 4, xbMytEdul2.2, whole genome shotgun sequence, the following proteins share a genomic window:
- the LOC139521286 gene encoding uncharacterized protein, producing the protein MDSGKKYKKGGGSSCAVNGCCNNRRKLNLWKESMCEIHGQFHEDCACLIPYKFHLMPSDCQIRAEWTKAINRKTLPKTVFVCSEHFLDGLPTERNPFPKLKMGYERKVTPGRRKIHKHDSDVKKRKLIDCDDDNSDFEELDLSLEVTDQSLPEAVCSFNVVNPTTSCASTQYEETDFVLHNDHSYAHAWTDLQDKSAQTNLTLTEEKGVQIKLDVGTMSASRHIVTDSDSLLHTGVTKEVFFTLVECMSQFNTFSFQLDIADQIMLVLMRLKLNLIFQDLGRRFGISDSLACKMFNSRIPLLADKLKALIIWLPRETLRD; encoded by the coding sequence ATGGATAgtgggaaaaaatataaaaaaggtggTGGAAGCTCTTGTGCTGTCAATGGTTGCTGTAATAACCGTAGAAAATTAAATTTATGGAAAGAATCAATGTGTGAAATACACGGACAATTTCACGAAGACTGTGCATGTTTAATTCCATATAAATTTCATCTAATGCCGTCAGATTGTCAAATTAGAGCAGAATGGACAAAGGCAATTAATAGAAAAACTTTGCCGAAAACAGTTTTCGTTTGCTCGGAACATTTTCTAGATGGATTGCCGACGGAAAGAAATCCATTTCCAAAACTTAAAATGGGTTATGAAAGGAAAGTTACACCTGGCCGGCGCAAAATTCATAAACATGATTCAGATGTTAAAAAACGTAAATTGATTGACTGTGATGATGACAATTCAGACTTTGAAGAACTTGATTTAAGTCTTGAAGTAACTGACCAATCTTTGCCCGAAGCCGTCTGTAGTTTTAACGTTGTCAACCCGACTACATCATGTGCGTCAAcacaatatgaagaaactgacTTTGTACTGCATAACGACCATTCATATGCACACGCATGGACTGACTTACAGGACAAATCTGCCCAAACAAACCTTACATTAACTGAAGAGAAAGGAGTGCAAATAAAATTAGATGTAGGTACTATGTCAGCTTCCCGACATATTGTGACTGATAGCGACTCCTTACTTCATACTGGTGTGACTAAGGAAGTTTTTTTCACTTTGGTCGAGTGTATGTCCCAGTTTAACACTTTCAGCTTTCAACTCGATATTGCCGATCAAATAATGTTAGTTTTAATGAGGTTAAAACTTAACTTGATATTTCAAGATCTAGGCCGTAGGTTTGGAATTTCTGATAGCCTAGCATGCAAAATGTTCAACTCTAGGATCCCGTTGTTGGCAGATAAGTTGAAAGCTCTTATAATATGGCTTCCACGGGAAACATTAAGAGACTGA